In Sphingobacterium zeae, one genomic interval encodes:
- the gldL gene encoding T9SS inner membrane protein PorL/GldL has translation MSKKKDNSRWLNVAISWGASIVIIGVLFKILHIGGTTANYMIGIGLGVEAFLFFLMGFNPPPPEPDWTRVYPELDEKFNGELPQRAKTVVAQPAGPSATAALDKMFADANIEPASIENLGRGLRDFSEKVSAINKLSDVSLATEEFTNKLRTATSKFDNLSIAFEKASENLVAMSNTSGDTSNYHQQVKSLTTNLSQLNDMYERELRDSASHLQSMNKFYENLSFTMQNFNESLDDSKAFKDEVGKLAKNLNALNAIYGNMLSAMNQPRV, from the coding sequence ATGAGCAAGAAAAAAGACAATTCAAGATGGCTAAATGTGGCCATATCCTGGGGAGCAAGTATCGTCATCATTGGAGTACTGTTTAAGATCCTGCATATCGGCGGTACCACAGCCAATTATATGATCGGAATCGGTTTGGGCGTAGAGGCTTTCCTTTTCTTTTTAATGGGATTTAATCCGCCGCCACCGGAACCTGACTGGACCCGTGTCTATCCTGAATTGGACGAAAAATTTAATGGTGAACTGCCACAAAGAGCGAAAACTGTTGTCGCCCAGCCGGCCGGCCCCTCAGCAACTGCAGCTTTAGACAAAATGTTTGCCGATGCCAATATCGAACCAGCAAGCATCGAAAATCTAGGCCGCGGCCTACGTGACTTTAGTGAAAAGGTATCTGCCATAAATAAGCTTTCCGATGTCTCATTAGCAACAGAAGAATTCACCAATAAGCTGCGAACAGCGACTTCCAAGTTTGACAACCTGAGCATCGCCTTCGAAAAAGCCTCCGAAAACCTTGTCGCGATGTCAAATACTTCAGGCGATACGTCCAACTACCACCAGCAGGTAAAGAGTTTGACAACAAATCTAAGCCAGCTGAATGACATGTACGAACGCGAATTGCGCGATTCGGCATCCCATTTACAATCCATGAACAAGTTTTATGAGAATCTGAGCTTTACCATGCAAAACTTCAACGAATCGCTGGATGATTCCAAAGCATTTAAAGATGAAGTGGGCAAGCTTGCTAAAAACCTTAATGCCTTGAACGCCATTTACGGCAATATGTTGAGCGCGATGAATCAGCCGCGTGTGTAA
- the gldM gene encoding type IX secretion system protein PorM/GldM: MALGRETPRQRMIGILYLVLLALLALNVPDSILDAFKNINNSLETSKSNVSTAVQQLFNAFENTKLKEEPARAKPIYDKAKKAQAIIGELNQYIASLKEEFVKQGGGYDEEKGDLAQRENEDISPNLMINEKKGTVLKDKINATRTKLLALLTPEEQKMVSFSLEAKDPEKAVNGKKSWEEINFGSGTPLTAAMTILTKIQTDAQNAESDVVKLILGKMDQAVVNLDKFAAVAVAPTSYLVQGQPYKAEVFLTASDSKSQPAISVNGSALQVVDGKGVYAVNTSREGIYTWTGVIKVKQTDGSYKEYRTPVQTYQVARPSAVVSPDKMNVLYIGVNNPISVSAPGTPADKIRVSMSGGSISNAGGGKYNVKVSSPGTAHISVSAEVAPGKTQTLSSTEFRVKRIPDPIAKFAGKTGGSMATVALKAQNALFAKLDNFDFDATFRVTKFTMIIAKPRADAIVLSTSGGQLSSSMSSALNGIVPGTRVIFDNIVAVGPDGTSRQLNAVALTAN; this comes from the coding sequence ATGGCATTAGGAAGAGAAACTCCAAGACAAAGGATGATAGGCATCCTCTATCTGGTCTTGCTCGCTTTATTGGCGCTCAATGTACCAGACTCCATCTTGGATGCATTCAAAAATATCAACAACAGTCTCGAAACATCCAAATCGAATGTCAGCACAGCAGTACAGCAGCTGTTCAATGCATTTGAAAACACTAAACTGAAAGAAGAGCCCGCACGTGCGAAGCCCATCTATGACAAGGCAAAAAAAGCTCAGGCAATTATTGGCGAACTCAACCAGTATATCGCCTCCTTAAAAGAAGAATTTGTCAAACAGGGCGGTGGATATGACGAAGAAAAAGGTGATCTAGCGCAGCGGGAAAATGAAGACATCTCGCCAAATCTCATGATCAATGAGAAAAAAGGCACTGTGTTAAAAGACAAAATCAATGCTACGCGCACAAAATTACTTGCCCTACTCACACCTGAAGAACAAAAGATGGTATCATTTTCTTTGGAGGCAAAAGATCCAGAGAAAGCCGTCAATGGCAAAAAATCCTGGGAGGAAATCAATTTTGGAAGCGGAACTCCTTTAACCGCTGCAATGACCATTTTGACGAAAATACAAACAGACGCGCAAAATGCAGAATCTGATGTAGTTAAACTTATCTTGGGTAAAATGGATCAGGCGGTGGTCAATCTGGATAAATTTGCAGCAGTTGCTGTTGCCCCAACATCCTACTTAGTACAGGGCCAGCCCTACAAAGCAGAAGTATTTCTGACAGCATCCGATTCCAAATCTCAACCCGCAATTTCGGTCAATGGGTCAGCACTTCAAGTGGTCGACGGAAAAGGGGTATACGCAGTCAATACCAGCCGTGAAGGAATCTATACCTGGACCGGCGTGATCAAAGTCAAACAGACCGACGGATCATATAAGGAATATCGCACCCCTGTACAGACCTATCAAGTAGCACGTCCGTCGGCCGTCGTCTCACCCGACAAGATGAATGTACTATATATTGGTGTAAACAACCCCATTTCTGTATCAGCCCCAGGAACGCCAGCCGATAAAATCCGTGTCAGCATGAGCGGAGGCAGCATTTCAAATGCTGGTGGCGGTAAATACAATGTGAAGGTAAGCTCTCCGGGCACAGCACATATTTCCGTTTCTGCCGAAGTAGCACCTGGAAAAACACAAACATTGAGTTCGACCGAATTCCGTGTGAAGCGCATCCCAGACCCTATTGCCAAATTTGCGGGCAAAACAGGAGGATCCATGGCCACTGTGGCCCTTAAAGCACAAAATGCACTGTTCGCGAAATTGGATAACTTTGATTTCGACGCTACCTTCAGGGTGACCAAGTTTACGATGATCATTGCCAAACCACGCGCTGATGCCATCGTATTATCGACTTCCGGAGGGCAGCTGAGTTCTAGCATGTCATCGGCATTAAATGGTATTGTCCCCGGCACCCGCGTAATCTTCGACAATATCGTTGCAGTAGGTCCTGACGGAACATCCCGCCAGCTGAATGCTGTCGCGTTGACGGCAAACTAA
- a CDS encoding sensor histidine kinase: MPFDEHLLLSVLEQSPLATAIYDSADLNIAFVNQAMLNTWHADSSIIGRTLSACFPSFEKEGFSSILKNVWKTGISYRAKDTPADIVSGKNIIRRYFDFEYKALLDEKGNTYAILHSSWDVTERKLAYEKAESQKEQISFNRKLDLLSNTLSHDLKNPLSILKMGNDMLRQKDISLPEHVQQKWYENMRGAIENIQSIINQTLQINKIRAVNPIRECIEMDKKLVEWIAEAKLIYPESQLAFRLGNLLQLEADCGVIYQIFFNLIVNAVKYAKQTEQDYLAIYSENTNKGTVYYLEDNGIGIPEEDLELVFKAHERASNTIEAQGSGIGLSLVKELTERLDGTINLSSKLGKGTVIRLFFPHHS, translated from the coding sequence ATGCCTTTTGATGAGCACCTTTTGCTTTCGGTACTGGAGCAGTCTCCGCTAGCTACGGCTATATATGATAGTGCGGACTTGAATATTGCCTTTGTCAATCAGGCGATGCTGAATACCTGGCATGCAGACAGCTCGATTATAGGACGTACTTTAAGTGCTTGCTTTCCCAGTTTTGAAAAAGAAGGATTTTCATCTATTTTAAAAAATGTTTGGAAAACCGGAATTAGCTATCGGGCCAAGGATACACCAGCTGATATCGTATCCGGCAAAAATATTATCAGACGATACTTTGATTTCGAGTATAAAGCATTGCTGGACGAGAAGGGAAATACCTATGCTATTCTACACTCGTCTTGGGATGTTACCGAAAGAAAGCTTGCCTATGAGAAAGCGGAGAGCCAAAAGGAGCAAATCTCTTTCAATAGAAAATTGGATCTCTTGTCCAATACGCTTTCCCATGATTTAAAAAATCCATTGTCTATTTTGAAGATGGGAAACGATATGTTGCGTCAAAAGGATATCAGTTTACCGGAACATGTTCAGCAAAAATGGTATGAAAATATGCGCGGTGCGATAGAGAATATTCAGTCTATCATTAACCAAACTCTGCAGATCAATAAAATACGTGCTGTCAATCCCATTAGGGAATGTATCGAGATGGATAAAAAACTTGTCGAATGGATTGCTGAAGCTAAGCTTATTTACCCCGAATCACAGTTGGCGTTTAGATTGGGGAATCTCCTCCAGCTGGAAGCAGACTGCGGTGTGATATATCAGATATTTTTTAATTTGATTGTTAACGCTGTAAAATACGCCAAGCAGACAGAACAGGATTATCTTGCTATCTATAGTGAAAATACGAACAAAGGGACTGTCTATTATTTGGAAGATAATGGAATCGGTATCCCAGAAGAGGATTTGGAGCTTGTATTTAAAGCGCATGAGCGAGCAAGCAATACTATTGAAGCGCAGGGATCGGGAATAGGGCTTTCATTGGTCAAGGAGTTGACGGAGCGCTTGGACGGCACTATTAATCTTTCCAGTAAGCTGGGTAAGGGAACGGTTATTCGCTTGTTTTTTCCGCATCATTCATAG
- a CDS encoding IPT/TIG domain-containing protein — protein sequence MHLSLAVIFGLLFNSCKEKEGASEDPDKGISGKAVFTDFAPKKGAVRTRLYIEGSNFGSDVNNIKVFIGEQELKVVGSNGSQIYCMIPRYTSSGKVKVVITRNAGEAVEHIFPDEFQYAKSTAVGTLVGNVDENGNSSIIDGNFEEARFAYPAYITYEPESNALFVTELDRAVRRVDLQTKTVSTLITNGQAGFTKMQTTTLSANTDTLFLTDDNQNLTARTKVAIAYSLRSENYRRVHPYLYDPAAYSCAPHPIHNNMFYNGYAGIAIKKAIFDPFLNELGPKELFKIGGNTNSSSLIFFHPTGNYAYIVSYGCIYKSVYDWTTRELQPPIIFAGSPTAKGDVDAIGTSARIERAYQGVFVKNPDYAGQADEYDFYFCDQYNQSIRTLAPTGVVSTFAGKGSPTPDGSKSGYIDGDPRKEARFADPTGIAYDEERKIFYIAERNNKRIRTISIE from the coding sequence ATGCACCTCAGCTTAGCTGTGATTTTCGGTCTCCTTTTTAATTCCTGTAAGGAAAAAGAAGGTGCCAGTGAAGATCCAGACAAAGGTATTTCAGGTAAAGCCGTTTTTACGGATTTCGCCCCAAAAAAAGGAGCGGTCCGCACAAGGCTGTATATTGAAGGAAGTAATTTCGGCAGCGATGTCAATAACATCAAAGTCTTTATCGGTGAGCAGGAACTCAAAGTCGTTGGGTCAAATGGCAGCCAAATTTATTGCATGATCCCGCGATACACCAGCTCCGGAAAAGTAAAGGTGGTTATCACCCGCAACGCAGGAGAAGCAGTTGAACACATTTTCCCCGATGAATTCCAGTATGCTAAAAGTACCGCTGTCGGCACCCTTGTCGGCAATGTGGATGAAAACGGCAACTCATCTATTATAGATGGTAATTTTGAAGAGGCTAGATTTGCCTATCCAGCCTATATCACCTACGAGCCCGAAAGCAATGCACTCTTCGTAACCGAACTGGACAGAGCTGTCCGCCGCGTCGACCTACAAACGAAAACAGTCTCCACACTGATTACCAATGGGCAGGCCGGTTTCACAAAAATGCAGACCACCACATTAAGTGCAAATACAGATACCTTATTCCTCACCGACGACAACCAGAATCTGACGGCCAGAACCAAGGTCGCCATTGCCTATTCCCTCCGATCCGAAAACTACCGCCGGGTACATCCTTATCTCTATGATCCCGCCGCCTATTCTTGCGCCCCACACCCCATTCACAATAACATGTTCTATAATGGCTATGCAGGTATAGCCATCAAAAAGGCTATATTTGACCCTTTCCTCAACGAACTCGGACCCAAGGAGCTCTTTAAAATCGGCGGAAATACCAATAGCAGCTCGCTGATCTTTTTTCATCCAACAGGCAACTATGCATACATCGTTTCCTACGGCTGTATCTATAAAAGCGTGTACGACTGGACCACCCGAGAACTGCAACCACCCATTATCTTTGCCGGTAGTCCTACAGCCAAAGGCGATGTCGATGCCATCGGCACTTCTGCCAGAATCGAGCGTGCCTATCAAGGTGTATTTGTAAAGAATCCAGACTATGCAGGACAGGCCGATGAATATGATTTTTACTTCTGCGACCAATACAATCAAAGTATCCGAACGTTAGCCCCAACAGGTGTGGTCAGCACTTTCGCAGGTAAAGGTAGCCCGACCCCCGATGGTAGTAAAAGCGGCTATATTGATGGTGATCCGCGCAAGGAAGCCCGGTTTGCCGATCCCACAGGAATTGCCTACGATGAAGAACGTAAGATATTTTACATCGCCGAGCGCAATAATAAACGCATCCGCACCATATCAATCGAGTAG
- a CDS encoding SusC/RagA family TonB-linked outer membrane protein, with the protein MKKRILLLLLALIAVKLNHAQNGSRIPVTITGTVSNKAKEPLNGVTVTIKDQPGLGTATDNKGNYTIKASKYQWLVFAMLGYEKQEILIKDDLKIDILLKEADHRAMDEVIVTALGPQKKATVTGAVTTVDLSQLKTPTSSITNALAGNVAGVMAMQSSGQPGSNMSEFWIRGISTFGAGTSALILVDGFERSLNEISIEDIESFSILKDASTTAIYGSRGANGVVLITTKKGKTDRVSINGKHEASYNTRTFTPSYVDGHTYASLMNESRITRNEEPFYNNEELFLIKNRLDPDLYPDINWMDMFLKDGAFTQRSSLNFDGGGSLARYFVSGSYINEGGMYETDENLKNYNTNANYKRWNYRANIDMNLTKSTLLRVGISGSLGKQNLPGGTYDEIWASLMGQNPISIPIKYSDGRVASRGGAEKQNPWVLITQQGYIENWANKLQTNVTLEQNLDVLTKGLRFVGRFGYDINNNNNIRRMKWPEGWMAERLRNSDGELVLKRTITEQLLTQRSNATGDRFETLQGELHYNKQLKDHTLGGVVQYTQEKRVNTSNYGEDIMQGIERRNQRLAGRFTYGYQSRYFFDFNFGYNGSENFAKGHQFDLFPAVSGAWNLAEEKFIKERLSWMNMLKIRYSFGKVGNDAMPVRFPYLASFSTDENLGYNWGDIESKNLYPGLTYSRIASNSITWEIATKHDLGLDFSFFNDKFGGQLDYFHEQRDGIYMERKYIPFVVGLQGQDPRANVGSTRSEGFDGQMRFTQKINQLSLTARGTMTYSKNTILEADDQFSNYPYTTLSGFRVNQNKGLIALGLFKDYEDIRNSATQNFGRTAPGDIKYKDINGDGKIDDTDIVPIGATRYPNLVYGFGLSANYKSFDASVHFQGAGKSSFFINGYTVYPFSQGDWGNILTDVVESNRWILGVNEDVNAQYPRLSYGGSANNYRASTYWLRESSYLRLKTLDIGYAIPNGFTKRIGIKSARLYAMGTNLLTFSKFKLWDPEMNSSNGQAYPLAKTITLGLTINL; encoded by the coding sequence ATGAAAAAAAGAATTCTATTGCTCCTACTGGCGCTGATCGCCGTTAAGCTCAACCATGCGCAAAACGGTTCGCGCATTCCGGTCACCATCACCGGAACTGTCAGCAACAAGGCGAAGGAACCGCTTAACGGCGTCACGGTAACCATAAAAGACCAACCCGGACTTGGAACAGCAACCGACAACAAAGGAAACTATACCATCAAAGCATCCAAATACCAATGGTTGGTATTTGCCATGCTCGGTTACGAAAAACAGGAAATTTTAATTAAAGATGACCTCAAAATAGATATCCTGCTAAAAGAAGCAGACCATAGAGCGATGGACGAGGTCATCGTCACCGCGCTCGGACCACAAAAGAAAGCCACAGTTACCGGTGCCGTCACTACTGTTGATCTCTCCCAGCTAAAGACACCAACCTCGAGTATCACCAATGCACTGGCAGGAAATGTAGCAGGTGTAATGGCGATGCAGTCTAGCGGCCAGCCCGGAAGCAACATGTCCGAATTCTGGATAAGAGGTATCTCCACATTTGGCGCCGGCACCTCCGCTTTAATCCTTGTCGACGGATTCGAGCGTAGCCTAAACGAAATCAGTATCGAGGATATCGAATCCTTTTCGATCCTGAAAGATGCCTCCACAACCGCGATATACGGTTCTAGGGGTGCCAACGGTGTTGTCCTCATCACCACAAAAAAAGGGAAAACAGATCGCGTAAGCATCAATGGCAAACACGAGGCCTCCTACAATACACGAACATTTACGCCGAGCTATGTCGATGGACATACCTATGCAAGTCTCATGAATGAATCACGTATCACACGTAACGAAGAGCCTTTTTACAACAACGAGGAACTCTTCCTTATCAAAAATCGACTCGATCCTGATCTATACCCCGACATCAATTGGATGGATATGTTTTTAAAGGACGGTGCCTTTACACAACGTAGCTCGCTCAATTTCGACGGTGGCGGTTCACTGGCAAGATACTTTGTTTCCGGAAGTTACATCAATGAAGGCGGAATGTACGAAACCGACGAAAACCTCAAGAATTATAATACCAACGCCAATTATAAAAGATGGAATTACCGCGCCAATATAGATATGAACCTCACCAAATCCACTTTGTTACGCGTGGGTATCAGCGGATCGCTGGGCAAACAAAACCTCCCCGGTGGCACCTATGATGAAATCTGGGCCTCGCTCATGGGACAGAATCCCATTTCTATTCCTATTAAATACAGCGATGGACGCGTTGCATCCAGAGGTGGAGCAGAAAAGCAGAACCCCTGGGTATTGATCACACAGCAGGGATATATCGAAAATTGGGCAAACAAACTGCAGACTAACGTTACACTAGAGCAAAACCTAGATGTGCTGACCAAGGGGTTACGTTTTGTTGGGCGCTTTGGTTACGACATCAACAACAACAATAATATCCGCAGGATGAAGTGGCCAGAAGGCTGGATGGCCGAACGGCTACGCAACTCCGACGGCGAGCTTGTACTCAAAAGAACAATTACCGAGCAGCTCCTCACCCAGCGCTCCAATGCCACCGGCGACCGCTTTGAAACCCTACAAGGTGAATTGCACTACAACAAACAACTCAAAGATCATACCCTCGGTGGAGTAGTACAGTATACACAAGAAAAACGCGTTAACACCTCCAATTATGGCGAGGATATCATGCAGGGCATAGAACGCCGAAATCAGCGGCTCGCAGGTCGGTTTACATATGGTTATCAGTCGCGCTACTTCTTCGACTTCAATTTCGGTTATAATGGATCGGAGAATTTTGCCAAAGGCCATCAGTTTGACCTCTTTCCAGCCGTCTCCGGAGCATGGAATCTGGCCGAAGAAAAATTCATCAAAGAGCGGCTTAGCTGGATGAATATGCTCAAGATCAGGTACTCCTTCGGTAAGGTCGGCAACGACGCCATGCCTGTGCGCTTCCCGTATCTAGCTTCTTTCAGCACCGATGAAAATCTCGGCTATAATTGGGGCGATATCGAAAGCAAAAATCTCTACCCCGGACTCACCTATTCCCGTATTGCCTCCAATTCCATTACCTGGGAAATTGCCACCAAACACGACCTCGGACTTGATTTTTCTTTTTTCAATGACAAATTCGGCGGACAGCTCGACTACTTTCATGAACAACGTGATGGAATATACATGGAACGTAAATATATCCCTTTTGTGGTCGGCCTACAAGGACAAGATCCCAGGGCCAACGTCGGTTCTACACGATCCGAAGGCTTTGACGGCCAGATGCGGTTTACCCAAAAGATCAATCAGCTCAGTCTAACAGCACGCGGCACCATGACCTACAGTAAAAACACCATCCTCGAAGCCGACGACCAATTCAGCAACTACCCATACACCACCCTTTCCGGCTTTCGGGTCAATCAGAACAAAGGGCTCATCGCCTTAGGACTTTTTAAAGACTATGAAGATATCCGAAACAGTGCCACCCAAAACTTTGGACGTACCGCCCCCGGAGATATCAAATACAAGGATATTAATGGCGATGGTAAAATCGACGACACCGATATCGTACCCATCGGTGCTACGCGTTACCCCAACCTCGTCTATGGCTTTGGCTTATCAGCAAACTACAAATCGTTTGATGCCAGCGTACATTTCCAGGGTGCCGGGAAATCCTCCTTCTTTATCAATGGATATACCGTATACCCATTCAGCCAGGGCGACTGGGGAAATATTCTGACCGATGTGGTCGAATCCAACCGCTGGATACTAGGGGTCAACGAAGATGTAAATGCCCAATATCCCAGACTCAGTTACGGCGGTAGCGCCAATAACTACCGCGCTTCAACCTATTGGCTCCGCGAGAGTTCGTATCTACGGTTAAAAACCCTCGATATAGGATATGCAATACCCAACGGATTCACAAAAAGAATAGGCATCAAATCGGCACGGCTCTATGCCATGGGCACCAACTTGCTGACATTCTCCAAATTTAAATTGTGGGACCCCGAAATGAACAGTTCCAATGGTCAAGCCTATCCACTGGCCAAA